aaatttattattattcctttatttataactATACATGTATACATAAGTTGAATattaggaaaaaaaattttatgcttatgttgaaaaaaacatgcaTTATGTACAATATGCAGCTATCtctaataaaatataaatcagaaaaaattagtatataaatatgctcTTGCATTCGACCACTATGTTATATAcatcaataaaaataaatgtaaatgATGGTATGCATATCCATACATCCCTATCATTACGTTTTTTTGCCATATTTCatgcatgtatatattttttgtctcTTTAATAAAACGTATTCCAAAAATAGGTCTATGAAATATATCGAGCGTtttgaatatatgtatatatgctcATATACGGAAATGGTTCATTGAAACTGGTATGGAATCACAACACTTTGTAATAGCATTACGCATGTTTGTGTTTagaatttctttttattttgtcatGTCATTTAGGTGGGTTATTTCTTTATGGTTCATGGGGAAAGAAAGGGCatagatatattatatttaattttctgATTTACCAactaattttgttttttttgcacCTCTTAATAAACCTGTTCTTCTAGCAGCTATTAAACCAACTTTTTGTCCAGCAGGAGCACTTCGAGATACAGTTGATGGATGACCAATATGTTGATGGTTACCACCACCATGAGGATGGTCTACTGGGTTCATAGCCACACCTCTAACTTTAGGCCAGCAATTTCTTTTAACTCTATATTTATGGTGAGCAACACCTGCTTTTAAGATTGGCTTATCAATACGACCTCCAGCACCGACAACACCAACCATAGCTCTTGCTCTTGCAtcaattgttttttttgcacCTGATGGTAAtctaatttttgttttttttccatcttCCGATTGACCTACAACAGTAGCATAACATCCTGATGCTTTAACTAATGTTCCTCTATTTCCAGCCATATGTTCTAAATTACATATTAAAGTACCTTCAGGCATTTTTCCAATAGGTAATACATTTCCTACAGATAATGGTGCTTTAGTTCCAcaagaaatatattgacCTGTAAACATACCTTCAGCAGCTACCATTAATTCTTCcttttttccatatttttcagtttttttaaataatatttttgctaATGGTGCTCCTCTACCTGGGTCATGAATAATATCCTTTATCAATCCCTTTATATATCCTTTCTTTTCACAAAAATCTAAGTGTCGTAATTTTGCTGCACCTTTTCTATGATGACTATGAGACTTGAAAATCGAGCCTCTTCCCTTCCTTTGTCCTGTAagcaaaaattaaaaaaaaaaaaaataatatatgttaaaatttatatatagaataatatagagcatttttatataagctCTTTCccaatttataataataaataaggtaaacatatataaataaaaaataatgaaaaaataaataaactaaCAAACATactatttgtttttttatattaccTCTTATAACTCTTCCCATTTTAAgaaaaactttttttttatgtttttaatataattttacaaattcgcaaaaaatttaatgtaACTTAACTCATTTATTTTCCGAAAagagaataaaataaattctcttctttttctgcttaactttttttatataaaaataaatttttttattttattttttattattaaatttttatttttacaattaataatttttgttcCTATTTTTCGCTTCGTTATTGTAACCgcatattaatttatattttttttaagtaggTAGAGCCATAAAAATAGGGATACCAATTTAgtgtattataaatatgttatgcATATAGTAACATTTTAAATGCGTTCATTAAAGGGCATGCCACCTcacatatgcataatacctcgcataaatattatataaaatgcgtatacatatatttttataaggtactatataatattatactattttatatatatatatatatatataggtattataatatttatactatttttatgcaGGCACTACAATgcgtatataaaatgttcgCGCCCTGAAACCCCCGTATCCTTTTTTATgccaatatattttttttaatatcaagTGATTTAAGAGGTTAAATATGCCcctaaaaaattttaaaatatttatacctacttaaaaaaataacataataatatataaaattaatttaaccatgttgtataaatttttttaacactatttatgtataataattattttggaaatttaattaaaaaattaaatacataaatttggcaactaaaatgaaaaaaatgaaaaaaatgaaaaaaatgtttagtACAATTTTCCCaaattatgtttataaactatttatattttatttttgaatttccatatttattatccaTTCTGAGACAATCTCTTAATTTGTCAGAATTATTATGAAGATCATATTGttcatttaaaattgtaatgcatatatttgtatgcaATTTATAACAATATAAGAAATGTAATAGGTTTAATGCATGTAGAATGTGTATAAGCTGAGAACAAACAAGTCGTTTTACTACTCTCGATTAAAGCATGTTTGCAACACGGAAAaggtataaaatatattgtcaTCATTATCAGCATTGTCAGCATTGCCACCATTGTTGACGACCCTTTTCGCTATGCAATAATATAGTAGCCTAACTTTTGCCATAAGGGCTTATAGGAAAGATAGTTTATTTGGCTACTCGTTTTTTGCATTATTGCAAAGGCGATATCATAGGCATTGCTTAAAAGAGAGGAGgatacttatttttttatagtaaaaaatatttttaatagttAAAAAGgttctattattatatataagtttttaattacaagatgggaaaaaaatatgtatgttcatga
This Plasmodium chabaudi chabaudi strain AS genome assembly, chromosome: 12 DNA region includes the following protein-coding sequences:
- a CDS encoding 60S ribosomal protein L2, putative (term=annotation;date=20140709;qualifier=removed_product=60S ribosomal protein L8, putative;qualifier=added_product=60s ribosomal protein l2, putative;qualifier=added_literature=pmid:24913268;qualifier=added_gene_nam=rpl2;curatorName=ucb@sanger.ac.uk;~;query 226-226;GPI_cleavage_site_score=0.172;~pfam_scan;Pfam:PF03947.14; E()=3.3E-43;score=146.7;query 98-230;description=Ribosomal_L2_C;~pfam_scan;Pfam:PF00181.19; E()=2.4E-17;score=62.5;query 11-88;description=Ribosomal_L2;~iprscan;InterPro:IPR008991 : Translation protein SH3-like;Superfamily:SSF50104; score=1.99E-51;query 99-245;description=Translation protein SH3-like domain superfamily;~iprscan;InterPro:IPR022669 : Ribosomal protein L2, C-terminal;Pfam:PF03947; score=3.4E-43;query 98-230;description=Ribosomal protein L2, C-terminal;~iprscan;InterPro:IPR022669 : Ribosomal protein L2, C-terminal;SMART:SM01382; score=2.7E-65;query 96-231;description=Ribosomal protein L2, C-terminal;~iprscan;InterPro:IPR012340 : Nucleic acid-binding, OB-fold;Superfamily:SSF50249; score=7.54E-21;query 2-97;description=Nucleic acid-binding, OB-fold;~iprscan;InterPro:IPR022671 : Ribosomal protein L2, conserved site;Prosite:PS00467; score=1.0;query 197-208;description=Ribosomal protein L2, conserved site;~iprscan;InterPro:IPR002171 : Ribosomal protein L2;PIRSF:PIRSF002158; score=2.2E-69;query 1-255;description=Ribosomal protein L2;~iprscan;InterPro:IPR002171 : Ribosomal protein L2;SMART:SM01383; score=6.6E-32;query 11-90;description=Ribosomal protein L2;~iprscan;InterPro:IPR022666 : Ribosomal Proteins L2, RNA binding domain;Pfam:PF00181; score=2.5E-17;query 11-88;description=Ribosomal Proteins L2, RNA binding domain), giving the protein MGRVIRGQRKGRGSIFKSHSHHRKGAAKLRHLDFCEKKGYIKGLIKDIIHDPGRGAPLAKILFKKTEKYGKKEELMVAAEGMFTGQYISCGTKAPLSVGNVLPIGKMPEGTLICNLEHMAGNRGTLVKASGCYATVVGQSEDGKKTKIRLPSGAKKTIDARARAMVGVVGAGGRIDKPILKAGVAHHKYRVKRNCWPKVRGVAMNPVDHPHGGGNHQHIGHPSTVSRSAPAGQKVGLIAARRTGLLRGAKKTKLVGKSEN